A window of the Mannheimia granulomatis genome harbors these coding sequences:
- a CDS encoding methyltransferase family protein, with protein MNALKLKIPPPLWFLLCAAAMWLLAYCFPSPLPNYQHIMILILAALLALSAGVIATLAISALHRAKTTYSPFKPENTNRLVNVGIYRKSRNPMYLALLLGLISWALLLGSLLAWFIVPLFMWLVTYFQIKPEEQILLKKFGKGYSDYLTQVRRWF; from the coding sequence GTGAACGCACTAAAACTTAAAATTCCCCCTCCACTTTGGTTTTTGCTCTGTGCAGCAGCCATGTGGCTATTGGCTTACTGTTTCCCAAGCCCATTACCTAATTATCAACATATTATGATATTGATATTAGCGGCATTACTGGCTTTAAGTGCGGGGGTTATTGCCACATTGGCAATAAGTGCCTTACATCGAGCAAAGACGACTTACAGTCCTTTTAAGCCTGAAAATACCAATCGGCTTGTGAATGTAGGGATTTACCGCAAAAGTCGAAATCCAATGTATCTTGCGTTATTATTGGGATTAATCAGCTGGGCATTATTATTGGGATCGTTACTCGCCTGGTTTATTGTGCCGCTCTTTATGTGGTTGGTCACCTATTTTCAGATTAAACCGGAAGAACAGATTTTGTTGAAAAAATTTGGGAAAGGTTATTCAGATTATTTAACGCAAGTAAGGCGTTGGTTTTAA
- the murJ gene encoding murein biosynthesis integral membrane protein MurJ produces the protein MSKKLLRSGMIVSGMTFISRVLGLIRDIVVATILGTGVSADIFLFANRIPNFLRRLFAEGAFSKAFVPVLAEYNADNDLNKTREFIAKVSGTLGGLVTIVTLFAMIGSPIVAALFGTGWFLDWLNDGPNAEKFTQASFLLKITFPYLWFITFVALSGAVLNTIGKFGVMAFSPVLLNVAIIAVALLGRDYFDSPDVALAWGVFFGGLLQFLFQIPFMKKEGLLVKPKWAWKDEGVAKVRKLMIPALFGVSVTQLNLLLNQVIASFLITGSISWMYYADRLVEFPLGLFGIAISTVVLPSLSRIAKNKELTEIQRAADFQNTMDWGVRMVLLLGIPAMIGMAVLAQPIIMTMFMRGQFSFEDVLATSYPLWVMCLGLNSYMLISVLANGFYANQNTKMPVKVGIIAAISNICFGLAFAPFLGYIGLALASACSALVNVSLLYFHLSKNGYYKVSRKTFVFVLKLLVAACIMGALLAYFTPSIELWVVMTIWQKIYWLVWLIILAAGSYFAMVLVLGIRKKDLRAG, from the coding sequence AAAACTTTTAAGATCAGGCATGATCGTAAGCGGAATGACGTTCATTTCAAGGGTACTTGGATTAATTCGCGACATTGTAGTCGCAACTATTCTCGGTACTGGGGTGAGTGCGGATATTTTCTTATTTGCCAACCGTATTCCCAATTTTTTACGGCGTTTATTTGCCGAAGGGGCATTTTCCAAAGCCTTTGTGCCGGTGTTGGCAGAATATAATGCCGATAATGATCTCAACAAAACCCGAGAGTTTATTGCTAAAGTCTCAGGCACATTAGGTGGATTGGTGACGATTGTCACTTTGTTTGCGATGATTGGTTCACCGATTGTGGCGGCTTTATTTGGTACAGGTTGGTTTTTAGATTGGCTCAATGATGGTCCAAATGCTGAGAAATTTACTCAAGCTTCCTTTTTGCTCAAAATTACCTTCCCTTATTTGTGGTTTATTACCTTTGTCGCGTTATCTGGGGCGGTGCTAAATACTATTGGTAAATTTGGTGTAATGGCGTTTTCTCCGGTGCTGTTGAATGTGGCAATTATTGCTGTGGCATTATTAGGTAGAGATTATTTTGATTCCCCTGATGTTGCCTTGGCTTGGGGGGTATTCTTCGGTGGTTTGTTACAATTCTTATTCCAAATTCCTTTTATGAAAAAAGAAGGATTGTTGGTGAAGCCAAAATGGGCTTGGAAAGACGAGGGGGTTGCTAAAGTTCGGAAATTAATGATTCCTGCCTTATTTGGTGTGTCGGTTACCCAGCTTAATTTATTGTTAAACCAAGTGATTGCCTCATTTTTAATTACCGGCTCAATCAGTTGGATGTATTATGCCGACCGTTTAGTTGAATTCCCGCTCGGTTTATTTGGCATTGCAATTTCAACGGTGGTGTTGCCGAGTCTTTCCCGTATCGCTAAAAATAAAGAGCTTACTGAAATACAACGTGCTGCCGATTTCCAAAATACAATGGATTGGGGAGTGAGAATGGTGCTGCTTCTCGGCATTCCGGCAATGATTGGAATGGCGGTATTGGCACAACCGATTATTATGACAATGTTCATGCGAGGTCAATTCAGCTTTGAAGATGTATTAGCCACTTCCTATCCGCTATGGGTAATGTGTTTGGGGTTAAATAGCTATATGCTGATTAGTGTGTTGGCAAACGGTTTTTATGCTAACCAAAATACAAAAATGCCGGTTAAGGTAGGTATTATTGCAGCCATCAGTAATATTTGTTTTGGCTTGGCTTTCGCGCCGTTTTTGGGTTATATCGGTTTGGCTCTGGCTTCTGCTTGTTCTGCTTTAGTGAATGTGAGCTTACTTTATTTCCATCTATCAAAAAACGGCTATTATAAAGTGAGCCGGAAAACCTTTGTTTTTGTATTAAAGTTATTAGTTGCTGCTTGTATTATGGGGGCATTACTGGCCTATTTTACACCGAGTATTGAGCTATGGGTCGTAATGACAATATGGCAGAAAATTTATTGGCTGGTTTGGTTAATAATTTTAGCAGCAGGAAGTTATTTTGCGATGGTTCTTGTATTAGGCATTCGTAAAAAGGATCTTAGAGCAGGATAG